A single genomic interval of Orcinus orca chromosome 19, mOrcOrc1.1, whole genome shotgun sequence harbors:
- the RPL38 gene encoding 60S ribosomal protein L38 produces MPRKIEEIKDFLLTARRKDAKSVKIKKNKDNVKFKVRCSRYLYTLVITDKEKAEKLKQSLPPGLAVKELK; encoded by the exons ATG CCTCGCAAAATTGAGGAAATTAAGGACTTTCTGCTCACAGCCAGGCGAAAGGACGCCAAAT CGGTCAAGATCaagaaaaataaggataatgtGAAGTTTAAGGTTCGATGTAGCAGGTACCTTTACACCTTGGTCATCACAGACAAAGAGAAGGCGGAGAAGCTGAAGCAGTCCCTGCCCCCAG GTTTGGCAGTGAAGGAGCTGAAATGA